In Antarcticibacterium arcticum, the genomic stretch TTTGACCATAACCTGGCCCAGCAGATCTATCTTAGCGGAGAATGCTGGAACGTTATAAAAACCGCTAAAAATGCCACTATTGGAATGGTAAGAAAAGCTTCAAACAGGGAAGATGTGAATGATGCTGCAAAATTGCGGGAATTACTTTTGACAGGTTTGATGGACCAGGCCTCCCCTACAGATGCGGCTTTGGATTATATAAAGAAAGATGTAAGAAATATGATCTAGAAAAAGGTCCTCCAGAATTTTCGGGAGGCTTTATTCTCCAGGTCTTTCTCCCTGGCATATTCAAACCCCTGCTGCCACCATTCTTTCATAGCTGTTTTATTAAATACCAGGGAATTTTCTGTGAGCTGTACGGGGGTATAATAAGTGGTGAGCGTAACTTTTTTATTCAGGGCGGCCAGTTTCCCCTCTACCACATCGTGATATTCTACCTGATCGAGTAAAAACCCGAACAGGTTGATCATAAGGGAAAAAGGGTTTTTTCCAAGCACCTTATGGTATTCCATATTTTCGGCTTCAAGGATTATGGCATCAACTTCTTTGGCGCCGCGTTTTATGGCTTCCCGAATTGGCACCACACATCCCAGGCCGCCATCGGCATATTCCCAACCATTCTTGGTTGCGAGGCTCATAAATGGAATATAATTACAGCTTATCCATATCCAGTCGCAAAAATCTTCATATTCAAATTCGCTTATTGCTTTGTACTCTACCCTGTTTTTGGATAGATTGGAAACTGTAACAACCACTTCTTTGTTGCTTGATTTAAGAAGCTCAAAATCTTCAGGGGAAAAATGCTTTTTTATTTCCTTTCGGAGATTTTTACTCTCCCCAAAGGTCCTTTTCTGTTTAATAAATTGCCATAGGGTATTCCAGTAATTAATGGTCACATATTCCCTGCCGTCCTTTTTCTTGACTATAAATGGATTTACATTAAAGATCTTGTGTTGGGTAACATTGGTATAGATCTCGTAGATCTTTTGAATATTTCCAGCCGCAAGATGTGGTATAAGCAGGCTTCCGGTAGAAGTACCCAGGAAAATGTCATATTTCTTCCCCTTTTGCTCAATTAAATATTGAGCAACCCCTCCTGCAAAGGCTCCTTTACTCCCACCTCCAGATATTACCAATGCCCGCATTAAGGTTCAATTTGATTCAATTCGTCGTCTTTTAATTTTCCGAAGCTATACCCGGTTTCCCACCAGCTTTCCATCTTCTTTTTATCAAAAATAAGGGAATTGGTTGTTAAAACCGTGGGTGTGTAATAGAAATTAATAATAACATCTTTATTGGCCGCGGCAAACTTTCCAATACGTATGTTTTGATGTTCTATCCTGTCCAGCACAAAGCTGAAAAGATTGATGATAAGCGCAAACACATTTTTTGAAGGCATACGGTTAAAATAGGTTACTTCGGTTTGGAGCACAATAGCATCGATCTCTGTGGCCCCACGTTTAATAGCTTCTTCAATGGGTACCATAGATCCCAGGCCGCCATCGGCATACTCACAACCATTCTTCTGCACCAGGCTCATAAAGGGAGTGTAATTACAGGAGATCCAGATCCAGTCGCAAAAATCATCGTACTCAAAATCCTTTATGGATTTGTACTCCACTTCATTGAGTGACAAATTTGAAACGGTAATAACAATATCTCCCTGCCGGGCACGCAGCTCCCTGAACTCATTCTCGGTCAGGGATTCGCGAATTAGGCTTTTAAGATTCAGGCTTTCACCAAAGGTTTTTTTTCCCTGTATGAAATTGCGTATCACATTAAAATGATTGATGGATATCTGGTCATAACCATGCACCCGCTTAATTACAAATGGCAGGTTGCTAAAAATGCTGTTTTGATCTACAGAAGTAAAGATATCCTTTATCTTTTGTGATTTATTCAAAGCCAGATGGGGGATCAACAAACTTCCTGTAGAGGTACCCAACAATAGATCATAATGTTTCTTTTTTTCTTCTATCAAATACTGGGCAACGCCTCCTGCAAATGCACCCTTACTGCCACCACCTGAAATTACCAATGCCCTCATTCGGGTAAATTTAATTAGATCTTACGTTTATTTGCTCTTTAATCTGGCACTCAAAAAAGTTTCATCCCTGGGGCTCATATTTACTTTAAGTTGAGAATATCTTTCAATATACTCAGGTTGCTTCAGCAACTCCGCCAGCAATTTTCTGGAATAATCCCGAAACCTGGTGTTGTGATGTTGTCCCGCCTTTACGAGATCGGTTAAATTTTCATCATCAAAGGCATTGAGCTGATATAAATACCCAAAAGCATTCTGTCTTACTTCAAACGGGTAATATTCCCGGGTGTAAGAACCCAGTTCATTATAATACACCGCAAGGTCATTTTTAGCAGTTTGAGGTGAGACAAGGTTAAGTACTAACCAGAGCATTCTAACATTCTTGTTGAAAAAACCCTCAATATTGGCGGTTTTTTCTATCCATCTTCCCGCCTCTTCGGGATACTGCATCCATAATTTCAAAAGCGCATACTCTACAGTGAAATAGGAATCATCATTTAGCAGACTTACAAAATCCCCTTTTAACTGTGGCGGAATGTTTTCAATACTAGATGCGATGGCCTGCCGTACATAAAGGTTCCCGCTCTCAAAGGCCTTTTTATAAAGAGCTTCTACCCCGGGGCCGGTTTGGCCGGCAAGCTGGTACACTACTTCCTGGCCAATATAATCATTCACAGGAAAATTAAGGGTACGGTTCAGCTGTTCCTTTTTATTCTGATATGGGAGCTCCCTTAAAGCCGCAACTTCCATATAATTCCTTATAAATTGCGAC encodes the following:
- a CDS encoding patatin-like phospholipase family protein, which encodes MRALVISGGGSKGAFAGGVAQYLIEEKKKHYDLLLGTSTGSLLIPHLALNKSQKIKDIFTSVDQNSIFSNLPFVIKRVHGYDQISINHFNVIRNFIQGKKTFGESLNLKSLIRESLTENEFRELRARQGDIVITVSNLSLNEVEYKSIKDFEYDDFCDWIWISCNYTPFMSLVQKNGCEYADGGLGSMVPIEEAIKRGATEIDAIVLQTEVTYFNRMPSKNVFALIINLFSFVLDRIEHQNIRIGKFAAANKDVIINFYYTPTVLTTNSLIFDKKKMESWWETGYSFGKLKDDELNQIEP
- a CDS encoding patatin-like phospholipase family protein produces the protein MRALVISGGGSKGAFAGGVAQYLIEQKGKKYDIFLGTSTGSLLIPHLAAGNIQKIYEIYTNVTQHKIFNVNPFIVKKKDGREYVTINYWNTLWQFIKQKRTFGESKNLRKEIKKHFSPEDFELLKSSNKEVVVTVSNLSKNRVEYKAISEFEYEDFCDWIWISCNYIPFMSLATKNGWEYADGGLGCVVPIREAIKRGAKEVDAIILEAENMEYHKVLGKNPFSLMINLFGFLLDQVEYHDVVEGKLAALNKKVTLTTYYTPVQLTENSLVFNKTAMKEWWQQGFEYAREKDLENKASRKFWRTFF